From Melitaea cinxia chromosome 16, ilMelCinx1.1, whole genome shotgun sequence, a single genomic window includes:
- the LOC123660984 gene encoding uncharacterized protein LOC123660984 produces the protein MEEVMKMLQKIQKELDEQKTTIVQSAVNVTKQVTQNINLTLEEKFKIIEEKHDYLNEKLENQEKRLYFLEKQSRKRNIVIFGLPETETSYENLENNIMNFLNHYLSIGLESRDIQEARRIGKKGVKPRPITVTFTTLGTKIKIFKQRKLLEDTAYYIKEDFPRHILEKRMELQEQVKLEREKGNYATIRYDKLIIRHKTAEVSDTKKRTLPTSPDDHNPSRTKQRTQVNKKNKTQTGLQRSSSLSEGALKPGILGFFTNKNPENLPNEQGNNIKL, from the coding sequence ATGGAAGAAGTTATGAAAATGCtccaaaaaatacaaaaagaactAGATGAACAAAAAACGACTATCGTCCAATCAGCCGTAAATGTTACAAAACAAGTTACGCAAAACATAAATCTCACACtagaagaaaaatttaaaataattgaggAAAAACATGATTACCTTAATGAAAAGTTGGAAAACCAAGAGAAAAGATTGTACTTCCTGGAAAAACAGTCAAGAAAGAGGAACATAGTAATATTTGGCTTGCCGGAGACAGAAACATCTTATGagaatttagaaaataacattATGAACTTCTTAAATCACTATTTATCAATAGGACTGGAGAGTAGAGACATACAAGAAGCTAGAAGGATAGGGAAGAAAGGAGTAAAGCCTCGGCCGATTACTGTAACATTTACTACACtgggtacaaaaataaaaatttttaaacagaGAAAACTATTAGAAGATACCgcttattatataaaagaagacttcCCACGGCACATTTTAGAAAAAAGAATGGAATTACAAGAACAAGTAAAATTAGAAAGAGAGAAAGGAAACTACGCCACCATCAGGTATGACAAATTGATAATACGCCACAAAACCGCAGAAGTATCAGATACAAAGAAAAGAACTCTACCAACATCACCGGATGATCATAATCCTTCACGAACAAAACAAAGAACACAAGTTAACAAGAAGAACAAAACTCAAACAGGGCTACAGAGATCGTCAAGTTTGTCAGAAGGAGCTCTCAAACCAGGAATACTcggtttttttactaataaaaaccCTGAAAACTTACCAAACGAACAAGGCAACAACATTAAATTATAG